From a region of the Triticum aestivum cultivar Chinese Spring chromosome 7D, IWGSC CS RefSeq v2.1, whole genome shotgun sequence genome:
- the LOC123166356 gene encoding uncharacterized protein isoform X1, with protein MLLSELPNPPRPWRPRVREAHSARPRHLPLPGSPTTPLPRRRHLLLSPSATPSDDPALPPARRPSHPKRASGEGEGWTKKAVPPGTLGLSSPVPEEPLSPPRWTAGRQARTAWRKATSLVPRRARSVILLNLLVLIFASNISIVKEAQTMLDPDLFNIIRFTIAAIPFVPFLLKSLRDMQVVIRGVELGVWVTLAYLTQSIGLVTADAGRASFISALTVIIVPFLDGILGAEIPAYTWLGAFLSALGVGILELSGSPPCVGDLLTLVSAFCFGIHMLRTEHISRKMKKENFLALVGCQVVVVAVVSAVSFIIKCFLQNVVPWNLKSRTPTELSSMMSSFPWLAILYTGIIATTFCLWAEIVAMRDVSATETAIIYGLEPVWGATFAWAIHGERWGITGLIGAIFIIAGSLMVQVLGSFLDIDVSEDSYQMNS; from the exons ATGCTCCTGTCGGAGCTCCCGAATCCGCCCCGCCCATGGCGCCCCCGCGTTCGAGAAGCCCATTCCGCTCGCCCTCGCCACCTCCCTCTTCCCGGCTCCCCCACTACGCCCTTACCGAGAAGACGCCACCTCCTCCTGTCCCCTTCCGCGACTCCGTCCGACGACCCCGCGCTCCCTCCGGCGAGGCGACCGTCCCACCCGAAGAGGGCGTCGGGTGAGGGCGAGGGGTGGACGAAGAAGGCGGTGCCGCCCGGCACGCTCGGGCTCTCCAGCCCCGTTCCCGAGGAGCCGCTGTCGCCGCCCCGGTGGACGGCCGGGCGGCAGGCGCGCACCGCGTGGCGGAAGGCGACGTCGTTAGTGCCCAGGAGGGCCAGGAGCGTCATCCTGCTCAACCTGCTCGTCCTCATATTTG CAAGCAACATTTCTATTGTCAAGGAAGCGCAGACTATGTTGGATCCCGACCTTTTCAATATCATACGCTTCACTATTGCGGCCATTCCTTTTGTGCCATTCTTGTTGAAGTCACTCAGAGACATGCAAGTTGTTATTAGGGGAGTAGAGCTGGGGGTTTGGGTAACCTTGGCCTACCTCACTCAGTCTATTGGGTTAGTTACAGCTGATGCTGGCCGTGCATCTTTCATATCTGCCCTCACA GTGATCATTGTCCCTTTCTTGGATGGTATTCTTGGAGCAGAAATACCTGCATATACATGGCTTGGAGCATTTTTATCAGCTCTTGGGGTTGGTATTCTGGAGTTAAGTGGTTCTCCACCATGT GTTGGTGATCTTCTGACCCTCGTTAGTGCCTTTTGTTTTGGAATTCACATGCTCAGAACCGAGCATATTTCCAGGAAAATGAAGAAAGAAAATTTCCTAGCCCTTGTTGGATGTCAG GTGGTTGTCGTAGCTGTTGTGTCGGCAGTCTCATTCATTATTAAATGCTTCCTCCAGAATGTGGTACCCTGGAATTTAAAATCACGGACACCAACAGAGTTATCCAGTATGATGTCATCGTTTCCTTGGCTAGCAATACTATACACAGGCATAATCGCAACAACCTTTTGCTTATGGGCAGAG ATTGTTGCTATGCGTGATGTATCAGCTACAGAAACTGCAATTATTTATGGTCTGGAACCAGTATGGGGTGCTACTTTCGCATGGGCAATTCATGGCGAGAGATGGGGCATTACTGGACTTATTGGAGCTATCTTCATCATAG CCGGTAGCTTGATGGTTCAGGTACTGGGGTCATTTCTTGATATTGATGTATCAGAGGACAGTTACCAGATGAACAGCTGA
- the LOC123166356 gene encoding uncharacterized protein isoform X2 produces the protein MVFQREMAREESFISGDWGDVFSDWNASNISIVKEAQTMLDPDLFNIIRFTIAAIPFVPFLLKSLRDMQVVIRGVELGVWVTLAYLTQSIGLVTADAGRASFISALTVIIVPFLDGILGAEIPAYTWLGAFLSALGVGILELSGSPPCVGDLLTLVSAFCFGIHMLRTEHISRKMKKENFLALVGCQVVVVAVVSAVSFIIKCFLQNVVPWNLKSRTPTELSSMMSSFPWLAILYTGIIATTFCLWAEIVAMRDVSATETAIIYGLEPVWGATFAWAIHGERWGITGLIGAIFIIAGSLMVQVLGSFLDIDVSEDSYQMNS, from the exons ATGGTATTTCAGAGAGAAATGGCGAGGGAGGAATCTTTCATATCTGGGGACTGGGGTGATGTCTTCTCGGACTGGAATG CAAGCAACATTTCTATTGTCAAGGAAGCGCAGACTATGTTGGATCCCGACCTTTTCAATATCATACGCTTCACTATTGCGGCCATTCCTTTTGTGCCATTCTTGTTGAAGTCACTCAGAGACATGCAAGTTGTTATTAGGGGAGTAGAGCTGGGGGTTTGGGTAACCTTGGCCTACCTCACTCAGTCTATTGGGTTAGTTACAGCTGATGCTGGCCGTGCATCTTTCATATCTGCCCTCACA GTGATCATTGTCCCTTTCTTGGATGGTATTCTTGGAGCAGAAATACCTGCATATACATGGCTTGGAGCATTTTTATCAGCTCTTGGGGTTGGTATTCTGGAGTTAAGTGGTTCTCCACCATGT GTTGGTGATCTTCTGACCCTCGTTAGTGCCTTTTGTTTTGGAATTCACATGCTCAGAACCGAGCATATTTCCAGGAAAATGAAGAAAGAAAATTTCCTAGCCCTTGTTGGATGTCAG GTGGTTGTCGTAGCTGTTGTGTCGGCAGTCTCATTCATTATTAAATGCTTCCTCCAGAATGTGGTACCCTGGAATTTAAAATCACGGACACCAACAGAGTTATCCAGTATGATGTCATCGTTTCCTTGGCTAGCAATACTATACACAGGCATAATCGCAACAACCTTTTGCTTATGGGCAGAG ATTGTTGCTATGCGTGATGTATCAGCTACAGAAACTGCAATTATTTATGGTCTGGAACCAGTATGGGGTGCTACTTTCGCATGGGCAATTCATGGCGAGAGATGGGGCATTACTGGACTTATTGGAGCTATCTTCATCATAG CCGGTAGCTTGATGGTTCAGGTACTGGGGTCATTTCTTGATATTGATGTATCAGAGGACAGTTACCAGATGAACAGCTGA
- the LOC123166355 gene encoding uncharacterized protein, giving the protein MEGLDVDDVFHHYRLSPTEVEAVTYYLPRLLSCETLHGADKLIHRVEISGCEPKDLATWYAPAPQAVSSGDRFFFTTCKSKNGSKLQSVRGAGGGTWTIQKTTEISHAGVKVGEVKNLSFKKKGKSTGWVMEEYRCLLPEANVSDGVKVFCRMHLAQHAPDAARQESEAYKLQQQQPEAVTPSTHAQKRPAPAAATEPHPPRPKKRMRGAVPVPAPATPSFLMYDEAARAMHGPLAHTIFPVQYAQASCESTTTSSRSDVAQAPEISSQSDVLESTQSVVLESVKHYSQQQIVPEAGSSIARGTFEEDVFEPLEPISNLPDGDQDGFDLEELMRMMEDDPIEVEPATGANTGVEMGQHEPLYLDALDQGVLEGMLQSDGHYPMWRSEDRAMHNPAFHDADKEKRYNAASDLDAPSLQGQDHLFKPQPCSFDPFEAAWNDEEALEKEKRCNAAANLHAGGHSNFFSPASVY; this is encoded by the coding sequence ATGGAGGGGCTCGACGTCGACGACGTCTTCCACCACTACCGTCTGAGCCCTACGGAAGTGGAGGCCGTCACCTACTACCTGCCACGCCTCCTCTCCTGCGAGACGCTGCACGGCGCCGACAAGCTCATCCACCGCGTCGAAATCTCCGGCTGCGAACCCAAGGATCTGGCCACCTGGTACGCGCCCGCGCCGCAGGCCGTGAGCAGCGGCGACCGGTTCTTCTTCACCACGTGCAAGAGCAAGAACGGGAGCAAGCTCCAGAGCGtgcgcggcgccggcggcggcaccTGGACCATCCAGAAGACCACGGAGATTAGCCACGCGGGAGTCAAGGTCGGCGAGGTCAAGAACCTGtccttcaagaagaagggcaagtccacCGGCTGGGTCATGGAGGAGTACCGGTGCCTGCTGCCGGAGGCCAACGTCAGCGACGGGGTGAAGGTGTTCTGCAGAATGCACTTGGCTCAGCATGCCCCTGACGCGGCCCGCCAGGAATCGGAGGCCTACAAGCTTCAGCAACAGCAACCAGAGGCCGTGACCCCGAGCACGCACGCGCAGAAGAGGCCAGCGCCCGCTGCCGCTACCGAGCCTCATCCGCCGCGCCCCAAGAAGAGGATGCGCGGTGCCGTCCCCGTCCCGGCACCTGCCACACCGTCGTTCTTGATGTATGATGAGGCAGCCAGAGCAATGCATGGCCCGCTGGCTCACACCATCTTCCCTGTTCAGTATGCACAAGCATCATGCGAGTCCACTACAACATCCAGCCGCTCCGACGTTGCTCAAGCTCCTGAGATTTCCTCCCAGTCAGATGTGCTGGAGTCCACCCAATCAGTTGTGCTGGAGTCTGTCAAGCATTACAGCCAACAACAGATTGTTCCTGAGGCTGGCTCAAGCATTGCAAGGGGCACATTTGAAGAGGACGTCTTTGAGCCATTGGAGCCTATTTCCAATTTGCCGGATGGGGACCAAGATGGTTTTGATCTTGAAGAATTAATGAGAATGATGGAAGACGACCCAATTGAAGTTGAGCCGGCCACTGGAGCCAACACTGGCGTGGAGATGGGCCAACATGAACCTCTGTACCTGGATGCCTTGGACCAAGGCGTGCTGGAGGGCATGCTGCAGTCTGATGGCCATTACCCAATGTGGAGATCAGAGGATCGGGCCATGCACAACCCTGCCTTCCATGATGCTGACAAGGAGAAGAGGTACAATGCCGCGTCGGATCTTGATGCTCCATCGCTTCAGGGACAGGACCACTTGTTCAAACCGCAGCCATGCTCCTTCGATCCATTTGAAGCAGCATGGAATGACGAAGAGGCGCTCGAGAAGGAGAAGAGGTGCAATGCCGCGGCCAATCTTCACGCTGGAGGGCACAGCAACTTCTTCTCGCCTGCAAGTGTCTACTAA